A region of the Mesoterricola sediminis genome:
GGCGAGCGGCTCGTGAAGTTCATCGTCCAGCGCGTGCTGGAGGGCCGCCGCGAGGAGCTCGAGATCCTCGAGCGCGACCTGGCCCCCCTGGAGAGCGTCCTGAACGTCGAGTTCGGCCGCATGACCTACACCGAGGCCGTGGCCAGGCTCAAGGAGCTGGGCAGCGACATCAACTGGGGCGAGGACTTCGGCAACGACGACGAGACCATCCTCATGAACGCCTACGACCGGCCCCTCTGGGTGCACCGCTTCCCCAAGGCCTTCAAGGCCTTCTACATGGAGCCGGACCCCGAGGATCCCAAGCTGGCCCTGGGCGCCGACCTCCTGGCCCCCGAGGGCTACGGCGAAGTCATCGGCGGCGGCGAGCGCGCCTCCAGCCTCCAGTACCTCCTGGACCAGATCGTCCACGAGGGCCTGGACCGGGCCGACTACGAGTGGTACCTGGACATCCGCAAGTACGGCAGCGTCCCCCACGCCGGGTTCGGCCTGGGCCTGGAGCGGGCCGTGGCCTGGATCTGCAAGCTGCCCCACGTGCGCGAGACGGCCCCCTACCCCCGCATGCTGGGCACCCTCCGGCCCTAGGGTGGGTTGATCGAATCACCGGAACCACCTTGTTCCAAGCCTTCGTGCTGGCAAGGGTGAGTAAAAATCCCGTACACCGAGTGCGCCGAGACGCTGAGTCACGCGGAGTCGGCTTCGCGGTTCAGCACGCCGACCCATACCGCCCAGGCCCTGGCCCGCTGGCGCGGGCCGCGATGCTGCGCATCGCTCGGCTGGGGGCTCCGGGCCTTCCGCATGCACGCCTGTGGGTGCCCTGCGCCCCCAGCCTTGGGCGGGCCTGGGCTCAGCCCCGAGGCCTTGGTCACCCGCACGATCTCGGCCTTGCGCTCCGCCGCGAGGGTGGCACCCGGCCTCCAGGAACCGGCCTCGCCACCGCCGGACGGTGATGTAACCCACCTGGAGCTGGTCGGCGGTGGGCCGAACCTCAAGCCCAGGCCCGTCCAAGGCTGGGCTCAGCCCCGAGGCCTTGGTCACCCGCACGATCTCGGCCTTGCGCTCCGCCGCGAGGGTGGCACCCGGCCTCCAGGAACCGGCCCCGCCACCGCCGGACGGTGATGTAACCCACCTGGAGCTGGTCGGCGGTGGGCCGAACCTCAAGCCCAGGCCCGTCCAAGGCTGGGCTCAGCCCCGAGGCCTTGGTCATCCGCACGATCTCGGCCTTGCGCTCCGCCGCGAGGATGGCGCCCGGCCTCCAGGAGCCGGTCCCGCCACCGCCGGACGGTGTTGTAACCCACCTGGAGCTGGTCGGCGGTGGGCCGAACCTCAAGCCCAGGCCCGTCCAAGGCTGGGGGCGCAGGGCACCCACAGGCGTGCATGCGGAAGGCCCGGAGCCCCCAGCCGAGCGATGCGCAGCATCGCGGCCCGCGCCAGCGGGCCAGGGCCTGGGCGGTATGGGTCGGCTTGCTGAACCGCGAAGCCGACTCCGCGTGACTCGGCGTCTCCGCGCACTCGGTGTACGGGTTTTTTACTTACCCTCGCCAGCGCGAAGGATCGGAACAAGGTGGTTCCGGTGATTCGACCTACCTGAAGGAGGAGGGCGGCCCAATAGGCGTCCGTGTTCCGGGCGTGCGTCCGGGACACGGACCTACCGGCACCCTTCGCGGGAGCGCCGCCTACCTGGCGAGGAGCTCCTTCACGAGGTGGGGGGCGTCGTAGACCTTGCCCAGGGCCTCCAGGATGGAACGGACGTCCACGGACACGCTGCGGTTCACCCGCTCGTCATAGAAGTAGCTGCCCGGCAGGCCGTCGATGTTGCCATCGAAGAGGAGGCCCACCAGTTCGCCCTTGCGGTTCACCACGGGGCTGCCGGAGTTGCCGCCCACCGTGTCCACCGCGTGGGCGAAGTTGAAGGGGGTCTTCAGGTCCACCTGGCTCATCCGGTCCAGCCAGCGCTGGGGGAGCTTCCAGTCGGTGTTGGCCTTGCCGGCGTTGCCCCCCCAGCCCCAGTGGCGGTCGTAGAGGCCGGCGAAGGTCGTGAAGGGCTGGATCAGGGTGCCATTGGCGGGGTAGGCGGAAACCGTGCCGTAGCTCACCCGCAGGGTACCCGTGGCGTCCGGGGAGAGGGTCTTGCCGTAGACGGCGAAGCGGGCCTTGGCGATCCGGGCGGCGTGCTCATCGATCACCGCCTTGAGGGCATCCTGCTTCAGGCGCAGGGCCAGGAGCATGGGCTCGAGCTTGCGGGCCAGGATGATCATGGGATCGGGGCTGGCGGCGACCGCCTTCTGGCCGCCCTCCACCAGGGCCTTGCGGGTCGCTGGATTCCCCAGCTGGGTGGTCTCCACCAGCTCCTTGGCCAGCTCGGCGGGCTTGCGGCCGCCCAGCATGGCCTTCACGTAGGGATGCGAGGCGCCCAGGGCCTGGACCAGATCCTCCAGGCCGCAGGTGAAGAGATGGATCTCCAGGTCCTTGCCGGGGGTCATCCCCATCATGCCCGCGGCCGGGCCCGAGAGGCGGGCGCGCAGGGTCTTGAGGCTGTTCTCGCCCCGGTACTCGGTGAGCCGCTTGGCTTCGGGAAGGGCCAACTGATCGCCGAGGCGGACGATGGCCAGGGCCTGGCCCAGGGTGGTGGACCGGGCGGCGCCGAGGTGGGCGGCGGGCTTGCGCAGGGCCTCCTGGTCCTTGAGCGCCTTCTCGATGCGGGCCCAACTGCCGCCGGTGCTGGCCTGCAGCCGGGGGTCCTGGGCGACCGCGGCCCGCAGGGCCTGCTCGGCGGCCTCGATCCGCTTCATGGCGGCGGCGTCCTGGAGGCCCTTCAGGGCCCCCTCCCGGTTCTTGAGGCCGTTGGTCACGCCCAGGATCAGGGTCTGGACCTGGCGGGCCTGCTCGGGGCCGCGCTGTCCGAAGGCCTCCAGGAGCGCCACGGTGCGCCGGGCGTTCTTCAGGTAATCGGGGATTCCGGCCGTGCGGTCGTAGGTCATCTGGGCCAGGGTGTACTGGCGGTAGGTGCGGCCGGGGTGGCCCACCACGAAGGTGAGATCGCCGGCCTGGAGGCCCTCGGTGCTCCACGTCAGGTGGTGGGGCGGGTTGTAGGGCTTGCCGTCCTCGTACACCCGCACCAGGCTGAAGTCCAGGTCGTGGCGGGGGTAGGTGAAGTTGTCCCAGTCGCCGCCGAAGGCCGCGAGGGCGATCTCGGGGGCCGCCACCAGCCGCACGTCCTTGAACAGCTTGTAGCCGTACATCCAGGTCTCGCCGCCCTGGTAGAGGTTCACGGTCTCGAAGGTGAGTCCTTGCTTCTTCTCGAGCTGGGATTTGAGGGCGTCCAGGGCCTTGGCCCGGGCTTCGGCGGCCTGCTTTTCCGTCATGCCCGGCTTCACGGCCTGGGCCACCCGCTCCGTGACGTTCTCCATGGCCATGAGGGTCCGGTAGGTCAGGCCGGGCATCTTGATCTCCTGGCTCCGGTCCATGGCCACGAAGCCGTCCTTGATCATGTCCCGGTCCTTGCTGGAAAGGCGGGCGATGGAACCGCGGGTGCAGTGATGGTTGGTGAGGACGAGCCCCTCGGCGCTCACGAAGGAGCCAGAACAGCCGCCCAGGCTGAGGGAGGACAGGCGCACGTGGTCGATCCAGGCCTGGCCCGGTTCGAACTGGTACTTCTCCTTGAGCTGCTTCAGGGGCAGGTTGTCGAACGTCCACATGCCCTCCTCGGCGCGGCCGGGCAGGGCCAGCGCGAGGGCCAGCAGGGACAGGAGGGGGGTGCGCAGGCGCATGGGTTCTCCGCAGGGAATACCTCGTATTGTGTTAGCAATTCCCTGGATTGGCCACCGCTTCGGTGGGGGGCCGGGTCCAGGGCGGCGGTCCCATGAAAGGCTCCGTGGCGCCGGGAGGGGGAGGGCGCCACCCTGGCCTGGAGCACCGGAGGCCCATGGACTACCTCTTCTACCTGCGCGAGGGCCCCGGGGCGGCCCCGGGCCCGGAAACGGGCCTGGAGGTGGAGGTCTGGCGCCCCACCCTGCTCCGGCCCCTCCGGGCCGGACTGCCCCTGCTGCCCTTCGCCGCCTGGAGCGCCTTCCATTTCGCCCGGGTCTTCGCCACCCGGGACTACCGGGTCCTCCTCCTGGCCGGGCCCGAGGGGCCCGTGCACCGCACCTGTCTCCTCCCCGCCCATTTCCGCTTCCCCTTCATGGTTCCCGGGGACCTCCAGGCCGCCGCCCTGTGGACCCGGGGGGACCTGCGGGGTCGGGGCATCGCCCTGGCCGGGCTGAGGGCGGCCCTGGCCACCGTGGGGGAGCATCGGGTCTGGTACATGGTCCGGGAGGACAACCTGCCGTCCATCAGGCTGGCGGAAAAGGCCGGGTTCGCCTTCCACGCCCGGGGCGGCCGGAGGCGGGGCGCCCTGGCGGGGCTTCTGGATCGCTTCGAGCTCCAGGCCTGAGGGGGCCTCCCGGGGGCCGTCTCAGAGCTGCATCACCACGCCGGGGAGGCCCTGGAGGGCGGCCCGGAGGGGGGCCTCGGCGTCGGCGTGGGGCAGGGTGACCCAGAAGGTGTAGCTGGTGTAGGCGCCTTTGGCGGCGGTGCCGTGGGCGCGGTCGGCCTCGGGCTGGGGGCCCAGGTGGGTCTGGATGAGGGCGGCCATGGCCGCCGGATCCATGTCGGCGCCGCGGCCGATGATCTTGAAGGGAACCCGCTGGGGGAAGGTCTGCTCGGGGCGGG
Encoded here:
- a CDS encoding S46 family peptidase, which encodes MRLRTPLLSLLALALALPGRAEEGMWTFDNLPLKQLKEKYQFEPGQAWIDHVRLSSLSLGGCSGSFVSAEGLVLTNHHCTRGSIARLSSKDRDMIKDGFVAMDRSQEIKMPGLTYRTLMAMENVTERVAQAVKPGMTEKQAAEARAKALDALKSQLEKKQGLTFETVNLYQGGETWMYGYKLFKDVRLVAAPEIALAAFGGDWDNFTYPRHDLDFSLVRVYEDGKPYNPPHHLTWSTEGLQAGDLTFVVGHPGRTYRQYTLAQMTYDRTAGIPDYLKNARRTVALLEAFGQRGPEQARQVQTLILGVTNGLKNREGALKGLQDAAAMKRIEAAEQALRAAVAQDPRLQASTGGSWARIEKALKDQEALRKPAAHLGAARSTTLGQALAIVRLGDQLALPEAKRLTEYRGENSLKTLRARLSGPAAGMMGMTPGKDLEIHLFTCGLEDLVQALGASHPYVKAMLGGRKPAELAKELVETTQLGNPATRKALVEGGQKAVAASPDPMIILARKLEPMLLALRLKQDALKAVIDEHAARIAKARFAVYGKTLSPDATGTLRVSYGTVSAYPANGTLIQPFTTFAGLYDRHWGWGGNAGKANTDWKLPQRWLDRMSQVDLKTPFNFAHAVDTVGGNSGSPVVNRKGELVGLLFDGNIDGLPGSYFYDERVNRSVSVDVRSILEALGKVYDAPHLVKELLAR
- a CDS encoding GNAT family N-acetyltransferase — protein: MDYLFYLREGPGAAPGPETGLEVEVWRPTLLRPLRAGLPLLPFAAWSAFHFARVFATRDYRVLLLAGPEGPVHRTCLLPAHFRFPFMVPGDLQAAALWTRGDLRGRGIALAGLRAALATVGEHRVWYMVREDNLPSIRLAEKAGFAFHARGGRRRGALAGLLDRFELQA
- a CDS encoding DUF493 family protein, yielding MTTCPRPEQTFPQRVPFKIIGRGADMDPAAMAALIQTHLGPQPEADRAHGTAAKGAYTSYTFWVTLPHADAEAPLRAALQGLPGVVMQL